The window CTTCCGGTTCCAATTCGATTTTAATATTGAATTCCTGCAAGCGTTTCGCTACATCTTTGAGCATGACATCAACAATGGCTTCGATCTCTGTCTCACTCAGTTGCCGGAAAACAATGGTGTCGTCCACCCGGTTGAGAAATTCCGGACGGAAAACGCGTTTCAGTTCCTGGTTCAGGCGTTCTTTCATGGCTTCATATTCGGTGTTTTCTACCTGAGAGGAAACGACAAAACCCAGGGAAGACTGTTTGCGGATGGTCTCGGCGCCGGCATTGGAGGTCATAATCACAATGGTATTGCGGAAATTAACCGTCCGGCCCAGAGAATCTGTCAGGATGCCGTCGTCCAACAATTGCAGCAAGACATTGAATACTTCCGGATGCGCTTTTTCAATTTCATCCAAAAGCACCACACTATAGGGGTGCTGCCTGACTTTTTCCGTCAGCTGACCGCCTTCTTCGTAACCAACATAACCGGGAGGCGCTCCGATCAGGCGGGACACATTATGGCGTTCCATATACTCCGACATATCGATGCGAATCAGGGCATCCTCGCTGCCAAACATGGCTTCGGCCAGGGCTTTTGCCAATTCCGTTTTACCAACACCGGTGGGACCCAGGAAGATAAAGGATCCGATCGGGCGTTTAGGATCTTTCAATCCCGCTCTGGCGCGCCGGATGGCTCTGGCGACAGCATTGACCGCTTCCTCCTGACCAATTACTCTCTTATGCAGTTCTTTTTCCAGATTCAGCAAGCGCTGACTGTCTTCTTGAGTCAGCCGCTCTACCGGCACATTCGTCCAGGAAGAGACAATATGAGCAATATCATCCGCTGTCACTTCCGGCCGCCCGCTGCTTTGCCGCTGTTTCCAATTTTGCCGAATGTTCTCCAGTTCAGTCCGCAGTTGTGCTTCCGCATCACGCAGCGCCGCCGCTTGTTCAAAAGCCTGGTTATTGATGGCTTCTTCTTTCTCGCTGCGCAATTTATTTAATTTCTCTTCTTTTTCTTTGACATCAGGCGGCGTAGTATAACTTTGCAGACGTACTCTCGAACCGGCTTCATCAATCAGGTCGATGGCTTTATCCGGCAGGAAGCGATCAGCAATATAGCGATCTGAAAGCCGGACCGCTGCTTCGATGGCTTCTTCTGTTATTATCACGCCATGATGCGCTTCGTAACGGTCACGCAAGCCTTTGAGAATTTCAATCGATTGTTCGATGGTAGGCGGTTCCACCATGATCGGTTGAAAACGGCGCTCTAAAGCGGCATCTTTTTCAATATAGCGGCGATATTCTTTCAAAGTGGTGGCGCCGATGGTTTGCAATTCGCCGCGAGCCAATGCCGGCTTCAGGATATTGGAAGCATCGACTGCTCCCTCTGCTCCGCCTGCCCCTACCAGGGTATGCAATTCGTCGATAAACAAAATCACTTGTTTGGATGTTTTTACTTCCTCCAGCAACTTTTGCATCCGTTCTTCAAATTCACCGCGGTACTTGGTGCCGGATACTAAATTTCCCATTTCCAGAGCAACCACTCTCTTATCGCGCAGCGTTTCCGGCACTTGTCCAGCTACGATCATGCTGGCCAATCCTTCCGCAATAGCTGTTTTACCCACGCCCGGTTCGCCGATCAGCACCGGATTGTTCTTGGTACGGCGGGATAAAATCTGGATCACCCGCTCAATCTCCTTATCGCGGCCAATGACCGGATCCAGTTTATTATCGGCAGCCAGCTTATTCAGGTCGCGCCCCATCTTATCCAATAACGGAGTCGCCGCTGCCTTTCTCTGTTTTTGATTGGCAGCGGATTTCTGATTTTCCGGCGGAACATAACCGCCGTCCAGCAAAGCCAAAATCGTTTGACGCAATTCCTCTAATGATACACCCTTATCGATCAGAATCCGGGCGCCGATGCCTTCGCCTTCCCGCGCCAAGGCCAAAAGCAGATGCTCCGTACCCACATAATTACTTTTCAGACTCACCGCCTCCTGAAAGGCGATCTCGATCAGCCGTTTCACCCGCGGAGACGGCTGAATGGGAAAGCCGGATTTCTCTTCGCCGGCCGGGCTATATTCCGGCAGGGCTTCTTCAATCACTTCGGCGGTAATTTGCATGCTTTGCAAAGCACTGGCTGCAATACTGTCTGCGCTTTTGGCCAAACCCCACAACACATGCTCGGTGCCAATTACGCTATGATTCATTTGTTCGGCTAAATTTTGTGCAGCCAATAGCGCTTGATTGGCGCGTTCGGTAAATTGTAGACTATACATGGCTACTCCTCCTGTTTTTCTTCCTGTTTCATTCTTGTTTGTGCCAGCAGACGGCGCATCACTGCGGCGCGCTGAACATCCCGCTGGTCGGCTGTGAGCGCTGCTCCCGACACTTGATTCAGCCAGGCCGGTTGCAGCTGCACCATCAAGCTGTTC of the Negativicutes bacterium genome contains:
- a CDS encoding ATP-dependent Clp protease ATP-binding subunit, which produces MYSLQFTERANQALLAAQNLAEQMNHSVIGTEHVLWGLAKSADSIAASALQSMQITAEVIEEALPEYSPAGEEKSGFPIQPSPRVKRLIEIAFQEAVSLKSNYVGTEHLLLALAREGEGIGARILIDKGVSLEELRQTILALLDGGYVPPENQKSAANQKQRKAAATPLLDKMGRDLNKLAADNKLDPVIGRDKEIERVIQILSRRTKNNPVLIGEPGVGKTAIAEGLASMIVAGQVPETLRDKRVVALEMGNLVSGTKYRGEFEERMQKLLEEVKTSKQVILFIDELHTLVGAGGAEGAVDASNILKPALARGELQTIGATTLKEYRRYIEKDAALERRFQPIMVEPPTIEQSIEILKGLRDRYEAHHGVIITEEAIEAAVRLSDRYIADRFLPDKAIDLIDEAGSRVRLQSYTTPPDVKEKEEKLNKLRSEKEEAINNQAFEQAAALRDAEAQLRTELENIRQNWKQRQSSGRPEVTADDIAHIVSSWTNVPVERLTQEDSQRLLNLEKELHKRVIGQEEAVNAVARAIRRARAGLKDPKRPIGSFIFLGPTGVGKTELAKALAEAMFGSEDALIRIDMSEYMERHNVSRLIGAPPGYVGYEEGGQLTEKVRQHPYSVVLLDEIEKAHPEVFNVLLQLLDDGILTDSLGRTVNFRNTIVIMTSNAGAETIRKQSSLGFVVSSQVENTEYEAMKERLNQELKRVFRPEFLNRVDDTIVFRQLSETEIEAIVDVMLKDVAKRLQEFNIKIELEPEAKKLLAKAGFDPLFGARPLRRAIQHQIEDALSEELLEGRIQHGQKVLVSCSDGKLRFKAE